The Methylomonas montana DNA window GCCAATTGATTCTGGATGCCACCGTGGTCGAACAAGCCATCCGCTTTCCCACCGATTTGAGCCTGTTGAACGAAGCGCGGGAATTAACGGAACGGATCATCGACACCCTGTGCAAGCGCCTGAAGGTCACGGACAAACCCAGGACTTATCGCCACAAAGCCCGCAGTGCGTATCTGGCCGTCGCCAAACAAAAGCGCCCCGGCCGGAAAGTGCTACGCCGAGGCATCAAGCAACAGTGGCAATATCTGCGCCGCAACCTGAGCCACATCGAACAACTCTTGGCGCCCATCCCTCAGGGTTCGCCGCTGCCGTTGCCGGGTTGGCTGCTGCATCGCTACTGGGTGATTCAGCATCTGTACCAGCAACAATGGGACATGTATCGAAACCAGACCCGCCGCTGCGACCGCCGCATCGTCAGTATCAGTCAACCCTATGTGCGGCCGATGGTGCGCGGCAAGTTGGACAAGCCGGTCGAATTCGGCGCCAAACTCAGCGTCAGCCTGAGCGGCGAAGGCCTAGCTCATGTCGATCACCTGCGATGGGATGCCTTTCACGAAGGACTGGATCTGGTCTCGCAAGTCGAAGCGTACTTGGCGCGCTACGGCCACTATCCGGAACGGGTGCTCGCCGATCCGATCTACGGCACGCGCGCCAACCGCGACTACCTGAAGCAACACGGTATCCGCTTTGCCGGCAAACCGCTCGGCCGCCCCAAACGCGAAACCGAGGCCAACCGGGAGCAACTCAAACACGACAAAGAACAGCGCCGGCAGGAATACCTGCAGCGCATCCCCATCGAAGGCAAATTCGGCCAAGGTAAAAACGGCTATCGTCTCACCGACATCCGCGCCAAGCGCGCCAACACCTCGTTCGCCTGGATCAAC harbors:
- a CDS encoding IS5 family transposase, producing the protein MIRTTSSKQLTIAEFDWPFETALDKHNRWVKLSECIPWDELAECYYQGMRADRGRPLKDARRVIGAVIIKHKLCLSDVETVQQIQENPYLQYFVGLPGYQAAAPFAPSLLVEVRKRMGEAVFEGFHRAIIEAHEGQKPTPTKLETPPAAATPAASEPKAAASVTAPEAEVQPEAAEAALDFADKDGVPSAPEPEAPAAPRGQLILDATVVEQAIRFPTDLSLLNEARELTERIIDTLCKRLKVTDKPRTYRHKARSAYLAVAKQKRPGRKVLRRGIKQQWQYLRRNLSHIEQLLAPIPQGSPLPLPGWLLHRYWVIQHLYQQQWDMYRNQTRRCDRRIVSISQPYVRPMVRGKLDKPVEFGAKLSVSLSGEGLAHVDHLRWDAFHEGLDLVSQVEAYLARYGHYPERVLADPIYGTRANRDYLKQHGIRFAGKPLGRPKRETEANREQLKHDKEQRRQEYLQRIPIEGKFGQGKNGYRLTDIRAKRANTSFAWINTIFLVMNLLVLQGIFFALGQCRLVGLLQMIVRAWKQKIWNLRTHSNLADPICSSLPQLIY